Proteins found in one Solitalea lacus genomic segment:
- the trxA gene encoding thioredoxin: MALVITDANFEEVVLKSDKPVLVDFWAEWCGPCRMVGPVVEELASEYEGKAVIGKVDVDNNPEVSMKFGIRNIPALLFFKNGEIVDKQIGAVPKSVLAGKLEAQLG, translated from the coding sequence ATGGCTTTAGTAATAACCGACGCAAACTTCGAAGAAGTTGTATTGAAATCAGATAAACCTGTATTAGTTGATTTCTGGGCTGAGTGGTGTGGTCCATGCCGCATGGTGGGTCCTGTTGTTGAAGAACTGGCTAGCGAATACGAAGGCAAAGCTGTTATCGGAAAAGTAGATGTTGATAACAATCCTGAAGTATCAATGAAATTTGGTATTCGTAATATCCCAGCTTTATTGTTCTTTAAAAACGGTGAAATCGTTGATAAACAAATTGGTGCCGTTCCAAAATCAGTCTTAGCCGGTAAATTGGAAGCACAATTAGGATAA
- a CDS encoding DUF58 domain-containing protein: MLENKEELQQLNLELLANQVVEGFITGLHKSPFHGFSVEFAEHRLYNKGESVKNIDWKLFGRTDRLFTKRFEEETNLRCQLVIDASSSMYYPDGSVNKLQFSVYCAASLINLLKRQRDAFGLSVFAEQVLLSTQAKSTTPHQRFIYFELEKLLNAKPVKKTTALVNALHEIAENIHKRSMVVIFSDMMESAENEDAVFSALQHLKHNKHEVILFNVTDKRLEQEFKFDNRPYVFVDTESGEEVKVQPSQVKESYLKAMADFKQTLMLKCAQYRIDYIDADINEGFYPVLNAYLVKRNRMM, translated from the coding sequence ATGCTCGAAAATAAAGAAGAATTACAGCAACTCAATCTTGAATTATTAGCTAATCAGGTGGTAGAAGGATTTATTACCGGTTTGCACAAGAGTCCGTTTCATGGCTTTTCAGTTGAGTTTGCCGAGCATCGCTTATACAATAAAGGTGAATCGGTTAAAAATATTGATTGGAAGTTATTCGGTCGCACTGATCGGTTATTTACCAAGCGATTTGAAGAAGAAACCAATTTGCGCTGTCAGTTAGTAATAGATGCCTCCTCATCGATGTACTATCCGGATGGTTCAGTTAATAAGCTTCAATTCTCTGTTTATTGTGCAGCCTCATTAATCAATTTGTTAAAGCGTCAGCGCGATGCATTCGGATTAAGTGTTTTTGCTGAACAGGTACTATTGTCAACCCAGGCAAAATCTACCACACCTCATCAACGCTTTATTTATTTCGAATTAGAAAAATTGTTGAATGCCAAACCTGTAAAAAAAACTACGGCGTTAGTAAATGCACTTCATGAAATTGCTGAAAATATTCACAAACGTTCCATGGTGGTAATATTTAGTGATATGATGGAAAGCGCAGAAAATGAAGATGCTGTTTTCTCTGCTTTACAACACTTGAAACATAATAAGCATGAAGTGATTTTATTTAATGTAACAGATAAACGCCTCGAACAGGAGTTTAAATTTGATAACCGACCTTATGTTTTTGTTGATACAGAAAGTGGAGAGGAAGTAAAGGTGCAGCCTAGCCAGGTAAAAGAATCCTATCTAAAAGCTATGGCTGATTTTAAACAGACCTTGATGCTCAAATGTGCGCAATATCGGATAGATTATATAGATGCTGATATTAACGAAGGATTTTATCCTGTACTAAATGCTTATTTGGTTAAGCGAAACAGAATGATGTAA
- a CDS encoding sensor histidine kinase, which produces MRLQAKFALYNVLTKIAIILSLALLFNFSTEQVAYSHLDARILQKKEQFIKNLSGKEISEYISEQDTDFTSYNIFKEEYILLKTISSGNQKDGTGIFSTESRIIENQTNDYRILTYNFDFERRHYQLEIGESLASIKQFKQTLRTYTLVVLLVAILLTLITDFLFTGFLLKPLAAIINKRLQDVNDPSHFNFEPIATSTSDFKHLDKQLKEMLTSISQSFHTQKEFIGNVSHELLTPISILKSRFENLLNENSISDEVQNKIYASLNTLYQLKNIVNSLLLISKIENEQFKPNESIVVNKLIQEISEELKDRLDDKSLHFNADLKYNYHFIGSKSLIRTMLFNVITNAIKYNAEQGTITISDSIVDEKYQLSIADTGKGIDEERLPYIFDRFEKLNTNEEESHGLGLAIVKSIANFHKIDINVYSQINKGTRITFTFPRL; this is translated from the coding sequence ATGCGATTACAAGCCAAATTTGCGCTCTATAATGTATTGACTAAAATAGCCATTATACTTTCATTGGCTTTATTATTTAATTTCAGTACAGAACAGGTTGCTTATAGTCACTTAGATGCCCGAATACTGCAGAAAAAAGAGCAGTTCATTAAAAACTTATCAGGAAAGGAAATCTCCGAATATATTTCGGAGCAAGACACCGACTTTACCAGCTATAATATTTTTAAAGAAGAATATATTTTATTAAAAACAATTTCTTCTGGAAATCAAAAAGACGGAACAGGAATATTTTCTACGGAGTCACGCATTATCGAAAACCAAACTAACGACTACAGAATATTAACTTACAATTTCGACTTTGAAAGGCGTCATTATCAATTAGAAATTGGCGAGAGCCTTGCAAGCATTAAACAATTTAAGCAAACCCTCCGTACTTATACACTTGTGGTATTATTAGTTGCTATTTTACTTACCCTGATTACCGATTTTTTATTTACCGGTTTTCTGCTTAAACCGCTTGCTGCAATAATAAACAAACGATTACAAGATGTTAATGATCCTTCTCATTTCAATTTCGAACCAATAGCTACTTCAACCTCCGACTTTAAACATCTTGACAAGCAGCTTAAAGAAATGCTTACAAGTATTTCACAGTCGTTTCATACGCAAAAAGAATTTATCGGCAATGTATCACATGAATTATTAACACCAATTTCAATACTTAAAAGTCGCTTTGAAAATTTATTAAATGAGAACAGTATAAGCGATGAAGTTCAAAACAAGATTTACGCCTCTTTAAATACATTATACCAATTAAAAAACATTGTTAACAGCCTGTTGCTTATTTCAAAAATTGAGAATGAACAATTTAAGCCTAATGAAAGTATCGTTGTTAATAAATTAATTCAGGAAATAAGTGAAGAATTAAAAGATCGATTGGATGACAAATCATTACACTTCAACGCAGATCTAAAGTATAACTACCATTTCATCGGCAGCAAGTCACTTATCAGAACGATGCTATTCAACGTAATAACTAATGCAATTAAATACAATGCTGAACAGGGAACAATTACTATATCGGATAGTATTGTGGATGAAAAATATCAGTTAAGCATTGCAGATACAGGCAAGGGTATTGATGAGGAAAGGTTACCTTATATATTCGACCGGTTTGAAAAACTTAATACAAACGAAGAAGAAAGCCATGGACTAGGACTCGCTATAGTAAAAAGCATAGCCAACTTTCATAAAATAGACATCAACGTTTATTCGCAAATTAACAAGGGAACAAGGATCACCTTCACCTTTCCAAGGCTTTAA
- a CDS encoding response regulator transcription factor: protein MNVLILEDRYSLSDEIAKFLKQEGFLCDLAYTKKEAVQKLFVNTYDFILLDLGLPDGDGLELLKEFRQLPNREDAVIVLTARGATEDKIKGLDLGADDYLSKPFDLSELHSRMYAILRRKHRLVKNEVDLHGFVIDIQNREVSFNNIKLNLTKKEFDILNFLMLNKNRVISRLQLTEHVWGDILEINSDSNFVDVHVKNLRKKLQAHSPIDWFETVRSIGYKIKQ, encoded by the coding sequence ATGAATGTTTTGATTCTTGAAGACCGTTATAGCTTATCAGATGAAATAGCCAAATTTCTGAAGCAAGAAGGCTTTTTGTGCGATTTGGCATATACTAAAAAAGAGGCAGTTCAAAAGTTGTTTGTTAACACTTATGACTTTATTTTACTCGATTTGGGACTGCCTGATGGAGACGGTTTGGAACTATTAAAAGAATTCCGACAATTACCTAATCGCGAAGACGCGGTGATTGTGTTAACTGCCAGAGGGGCAACTGAAGATAAAATAAAAGGCCTTGACTTAGGTGCAGATGATTACCTAAGTAAACCGTTTGACCTTTCAGAGTTACATTCTCGTATGTATGCCATCCTACGACGCAAACATCGGCTTGTGAAAAACGAGGTGGATTTGCACGGTTTCGTCATTGATATTCAAAACAGAGAAGTAAGCTTTAATAATATAAAACTAAACCTTACCAAAAAAGAATTTGACATTCTTAATTTCCTAATGCTGAACAAAAACAGAGTAATTTCTCGCTTACAGCTTACCGAACATGTTTGGGGTGATATTTTGGAAATCAACAGCGATTCGAACTTCGTGGATGTACATGTTAAAAACCTTAGAAAGAAATTACAAGCGCATTCACCTATAGATTGGTTCGAAACTGTAAGAAGTATAGGATATAAAATCAAGCAATAA
- a CDS encoding aspartate aminotransferase family protein: MIPLRQLFLQYNAQTTNFPLMLEFTRAEGIYLYDKDNKPSIDLISGIGVSNIGHCHPEVVEAIKKQAETYMHQMVYGEYIQAPQTLFAEKLATHLPEQLQSVYFVNSGAEATEGALKLAKRFTGRTEIIACKNSYHGSTNGALSVMGNEDYKYAFRPLLPDIRFVNFNHLPDLALITPKTACVIIETIQGEAGVRVPSKEYMLALRKRCTETGTLLILDEIQAGMGRTGKLFAFEHFGIIPDVLLLAKALGAGMPIGAFVSSSEIMSSLKTDPILGHVTTFGGHPVSCAAGLAGFEALLKSELIEQVEAKHQLFKSLLKHPAILDFRGMGLMFTIEFENFEINKKIIDKCIENGVLTDWFLHCSNSMRIAPPLIITEEQIKEACRIILESIEFSI; encoded by the coding sequence ATGATTCCATTACGACAGTTATTTCTTCAATATAACGCACAAACTACCAATTTCCCCTTAATGCTAGAATTTACGCGAGCAGAAGGGATTTACCTATACGATAAGGATAATAAACCTTCAATCGATTTAATCTCCGGCATTGGAGTTAGCAATATTGGACATTGTCATCCTGAAGTAGTTGAGGCCATTAAAAAACAAGCCGAAACATACATGCATCAAATGGTATATGGTGAGTATATTCAAGCCCCACAAACATTGTTTGCTGAAAAACTTGCAACTCACCTACCCGAGCAATTACAATCAGTTTATTTTGTTAACTCAGGCGCTGAAGCGACCGAAGGTGCATTAAAACTGGCCAAACGCTTTACGGGCCGCACTGAAATTATTGCCTGTAAAAATTCTTACCATGGTAGTACCAACGGAGCATTGAGTGTAATGGGCAATGAAGACTATAAGTATGCGTTCAGACCATTATTGCCGGACATTCGCTTCGTTAACTTCAACCACTTACCCGACTTAGCTTTAATCACTCCAAAAACAGCATGTGTAATAATTGAAACTATTCAGGGAGAAGCCGGTGTGCGTGTTCCTTCTAAAGAATATATGCTAGCTTTACGAAAACGCTGTACCGAAACGGGCACGTTACTTATTTTAGACGAGATACAAGCCGGAATGGGTCGAACGGGCAAACTGTTTGCCTTTGAACATTTTGGAATTATTCCTGATGTATTGTTATTGGCCAAAGCTTTAGGAGCAGGAATGCCAATTGGGGCTTTTGTTTCATCATCAGAGATTATGTCGAGCTTAAAAACTGATCCAATCCTTGGCCATGTTACAACTTTTGGCGGGCATCCGGTAAGCTGTGCCGCTGGCTTAGCCGGTTTTGAAGCTTTATTAAAAAGCGAATTGATTGAACAAGTGGAAGCCAAACATCAGTTATTTAAAAGTCTTCTAAAGCATCCTGCAATCCTAGACTTCAGAGGGATGGGTTTAATGTTTACCATTGAATTTGAAAACTTCGAAATCAACAAAAAAATAATTGATAAATGTATTGAGAATGGGGTACTTACCGACTGGTTTTTACATTGCAGCAACTCAATGCGCATAGCCCCTCCCCTTATCATAACTGAAGAACAAATTAAGGAGGCTTGCCGCATTATTTTGGAAAGTATAGAATTTTCGATCTAA
- a CDS encoding SPFH domain-containing protein codes for MSNLLSFWWVLIPIVMIVFYKMIFRVFFGIVFVPEDKIGLVTKKFVLFGPNKNLPEGRIIATKGEAGFQAKPLPPGIHFGYWLWQYEIKLEGLTVIPQGKIGLINAKDGAELESGRILGRKVDCDSFQDAEKFLVNGGRKGRQSQFITTGIYRINTNLFEIQFTDMTVINENMVGIVTTLDGESLTPGNIAGKEINGHNMFQNADAFLEAGGNKGLQPQVMLAGSYYLNPWFAQVEETKMTEIPIGHVGVVISYVGQDGEDLSGSEFKHGNIVAKGYKGVWAEAYGPGKYPINNYIMRVELVPTTNLVLNWASARSESHQLDKNLSTITVRSKDGFPFNLDVSQIIHIPTNEAPKVIARFGNMTNLVSQVLEPTIGNYFRNSAQDSDVIAFLGTRKERQQSAKEHIRQVLDQYNVNGVDTLIGDIVPPESLMKTLTDRKIAEEQKVTFETQKQAQETRQLLEKETALAEIQKDIVKADQGVLIAKRVADASVEKATGEAASVKLQSTAEAERVKVLASAEAEKTKMLASAEAEKISKTGNAEAEKILAIGKSSAESYKLAVSAMGGDNFTQYKIAETIGKDRIKIIPDILISGGVDNTNSSISGLLGLKLMDELARKGGSEAKPEIKFKTDKRD; via the coding sequence ATGAGCAATTTATTAAGCTTTTGGTGGGTGCTTATTCCCATCGTTATGATCGTTTTTTATAAAATGATCTTCAGAGTTTTCTTCGGAATTGTATTTGTTCCGGAAGACAAAATTGGATTAGTAACTAAGAAATTTGTTCTTTTCGGACCAAATAAAAATTTACCAGAAGGAAGAATTATAGCCACAAAAGGTGAAGCTGGATTCCAGGCTAAACCTTTACCGCCGGGAATTCATTTCGGCTACTGGCTATGGCAATATGAAATAAAACTTGAAGGCCTTACCGTAATTCCTCAGGGAAAAATCGGGCTGATCAATGCTAAGGACGGTGCCGAACTTGAAAGCGGTCGTATCCTTGGACGAAAAGTGGACTGTGATTCCTTTCAGGATGCAGAGAAGTTCCTTGTCAATGGTGGAAGAAAAGGCCGTCAATCACAATTCATTACAACAGGTATTTATCGTATAAACACCAACCTCTTCGAAATTCAGTTTACAGACATGACGGTTATCAACGAAAACATGGTTGGTATTGTAACTACACTAGATGGTGAATCATTAACTCCGGGAAATATAGCCGGTAAAGAAATTAATGGGCATAACATGTTCCAAAATGCTGATGCATTTTTAGAAGCTGGGGGAAATAAAGGCTTACAGCCTCAGGTAATGTTGGCGGGTTCTTATTATTTGAATCCATGGTTTGCACAAGTCGAAGAAACTAAAATGACCGAAATCCCGATCGGACATGTAGGTGTAGTTATTTCTTATGTGGGACAAGATGGAGAAGATTTAAGCGGAAGCGAGTTTAAACATGGAAACATTGTTGCAAAAGGCTATAAAGGGGTTTGGGCCGAAGCTTACGGACCAGGAAAATATCCGATTAATAATTACATCATGCGTGTTGAATTGGTACCTACTACCAACCTTGTATTAAATTGGGCAAGTGCAAGAAGCGAATCGCACCAATTAGATAAAAACCTGTCAACCATAACGGTTCGTTCAAAAGATGGCTTCCCTTTCAATTTGGACGTTTCACAAATCATCCATATCCCAACAAACGAAGCACCAAAAGTAATTGCACGATTTGGTAACATGACTAACCTTGTTAGTCAGGTTTTAGAACCTACAATTGGTAACTATTTCCGTAATTCGGCACAAGATTCAGATGTAATTGCTTTTCTGGGGACTCGTAAAGAGCGTCAGCAATCAGCGAAAGAACACATCAGGCAAGTTTTGGATCAATATAACGTAAACGGTGTTGATACATTGATCGGTGATATTGTTCCTCCAGAATCATTAATGAAAACCTTAACCGATCGTAAAATTGCTGAAGAACAAAAAGTAACTTTTGAAACACAGAAACAAGCGCAAGAAACTCGCCAGCTTTTGGAGAAAGAAACTGCATTGGCAGAGATTCAAAAGGACATTGTGAAGGCAGATCAAGGTGTATTGATTGCAAAACGCGTCGCTGATGCTTCTGTTGAAAAAGCAACTGGCGAGGCAGCAAGTGTAAAACTACAATCTACCGCTGAGGCAGAACGGGTAAAAGTGTTGGCAAGTGCTGAAGCGGAAAAAACAAAGATGCTTGCATCCGCCGAAGCGGAAAAGATCTCAAAAACCGGTAATGCAGAGGCAGAGAAAATTTTGGCAATCGGCAAGTCATCAGCCGAATCATACAAACTGGCTGTAAGCGCAATGGGTGGCGATAACTTTACACAATATAAGATCGCTGAAACAATTGGCAAAGACCGCATCAAAATTATTCCTGATATATTGATTTCTGGAGGTGTTGATAATACTAATAGTTCAATTAGTGGATTATTGGGATTGAAACTAATGGATGAATTGGCCCGAAAAGGAGGTAGTGAGGCTAAGCCTGAAATAAAGTTTAAAACAGATAAGCGTGATTAA
- a CDS encoding CorA family divalent cation transporter: MITTLQEKETAGFTWIDVENPTAEELNDIALKYNLHSSSVQDCLDPEHLPKYEQIDEVVFIIARVFDDNANDNELSINWLTRKVAIFSADGLVITIHRSPQPFLISLQKKCIKMKKAPGRFQLLALIMDEVLLSYESPIRRIGELMDFYEERMFLKTKLPKLLQHFYQLKRKANVLKRTIFLSKDILYKLSENLKGPIMQDLKDTYVEIETNLDQQIDSANNLMNVYISLSSQRTNEVMRVLTIFSVFFMPLTFIVGVYGMNFEFMPELKARYGYLLIWLVMIAVSIVVFFWFKRKRWL, encoded by the coding sequence ATGATTACTACTTTACAAGAGAAAGAAACAGCTGGATTTACTTGGATCGATGTAGAAAACCCAACTGCCGAAGAATTAAACGATATAGCCTTAAAATATAATTTACATTCTAGTTCCGTACAAGATTGCCTTGATCCTGAACATTTGCCAAAGTATGAGCAGATTGACGAGGTAGTATTTATTATTGCTAGGGTTTTTGATGACAATGCAAATGATAATGAATTGAGTATTAATTGGTTAACTCGTAAGGTGGCCATTTTCTCAGCTGATGGTCTTGTTATTACCATACATCGTTCTCCACAGCCATTTTTAATTAGTTTGCAAAAGAAATGTATTAAGATGAAAAAGGCCCCCGGAAGATTTCAATTGCTTGCCCTGATTATGGATGAAGTCCTCCTATCATATGAAAGTCCAATTAGGAGAATTGGTGAATTAATGGATTTTTATGAGGAGAGAATGTTCTTGAAAACCAAGTTGCCTAAACTCTTGCAGCACTTTTATCAGTTAAAACGAAAAGCAAATGTCTTAAAACGAACTATTTTTTTGTCCAAAGATATTCTTTATAAACTTTCAGAGAACCTTAAAGGGCCAATTATGCAGGATTTAAAGGATACTTATGTTGAAATAGAAACTAATCTCGATCAGCAGATTGATTCAGCCAACAATTTAATGAACGTTTACATCTCGTTATCTTCTCAACGCACAAATGAGGTTATGCGTGTGTTAACTATTTTTTCAGTGTTTTTTATGCCGCTTACCTTTATTGTAGGTGTATATGGTATGAATTTCGAGTTTATGCCTGAGCTTAAAGCACGATATGGTTACCTTTTAATTTGGTTGGTAATGATAGCGGTATCCATAGTCGTTTTCTTTTGGTTTAAACGAAAGCGGTGGCTTTAG
- a CDS encoding RNA polymerase sigma factor — protein sequence MKEEISDKDLLTRFRSESTRNLAFSLLIEKYQKRLYWHIRRLVIDHDDADDVIQEVFIKVWKNLDNFREDSLLYTWLYRIATNESITFLNRQKMRASENFEDHAGYLVDKLTDSIYVDGNHIQMKLQRAILTLPEKQRIVFNIKYFDEMKYEDMSEILGTSVGALKASYHHAVKKIEEYFKQNE from the coding sequence ATGAAAGAAGAAATAAGTGACAAAGACTTATTAACAAGGTTTCGCAGTGAATCCACGCGAAACCTTGCTTTTAGTCTGCTAATTGAAAAATATCAAAAACGCCTGTATTGGCATATCCGTCGATTGGTAATTGATCATGATGATGCCGATGATGTTATTCAGGAAGTCTTTATAAAGGTTTGGAAAAATCTCGACAACTTTAGAGAAGATTCACTGCTTTATACCTGGCTGTACCGCATTGCTACCAACGAATCTATCACCTTTTTAAACCGACAAAAGATGAGAGCCTCAGAAAACTTTGAGGACCATGCCGGTTATTTGGTTGACAAACTTACCGATAGCATCTATGTAGATGGCAATCATATCCAGATGAAACTGCAAAGGGCAATTTTAACCCTACCTGAAAAACAACGCATTGTTTTCAATATAAAATATTTTGATGAAATGAAATATGAGGACATGTCGGAAATTTTAGGCACGAGTGTTGGTGCTCTAAAAGCTTCGTACCATCATGCTGTAAAAAAAATTGAAGAATACTTTAAGCAAAATGAATAA
- a CDS encoding transketolase family protein, translating into MKKYTFTEKKDTRSGFGAGLAELGKINPNVVALCADLIGSLKMDAFKKEFPERFFQVGIAEANMIGLAAGMTVGGKIPFTGTFANFSTGRVYDQIRQSVAYSDKNVKICASHAGLTLGEDGATHQILEDIGLMKMLPGMTVINPCDYNQTKAATIAIADHHGPVYLRFGRPTVPNFTPADQKFEIGKAIMLNEGTDVTIFATGHLVWPAIEAGEMLAEMGINAEIINIHTIKPLDDAAILASVAKTGCVVSCEEHNRLGGLGDSIAQLLVKNKPVPMEYIAVNDSFGESGTPDQLMTKYGLDKNNIVEAVKRAISRK; encoded by the coding sequence ATGAAAAAATACACTTTCACTGAAAAAAAAGATACTCGCTCAGGTTTTGGTGCCGGTTTGGCCGAACTTGGTAAAATTAACCCTAATGTTGTTGCCCTTTGTGCTGATTTGATCGGCTCATTGAAAATGGATGCGTTCAAAAAAGAATTCCCTGAGCGTTTCTTCCAGGTTGGCATTGCAGAAGCTAATATGATCGGTTTAGCTGCGGGTATGACTGTAGGGGGCAAAATTCCTTTCACCGGAACTTTTGCAAATTTCTCAACTGGTCGTGTTTATGATCAAATCCGTCAGTCTGTAGCTTATTCTGATAAAAATGTTAAAATCTGTGCTTCACACGCAGGCTTAACTTTAGGTGAAGATGGTGCTACTCACCAGATTTTAGAAGATATCGGTTTGATGAAAATGTTACCGGGTATGACTGTCATCAACCCTTGTGACTATAACCAAACCAAAGCAGCCACAATTGCAATTGCTGACCATCACGGTCCGGTTTATTTGCGTTTTGGCCGTCCAACTGTCCCTAACTTCACTCCAGCTGACCAAAAATTTGAGATTGGTAAGGCTATTATGTTAAACGAAGGTACGGATGTAACCATCTTTGCAACAGGACACTTGGTATGGCCGGCTATTGAAGCTGGCGAAATGTTGGCAGAGATGGGTATCAATGCTGAAATTATAAATATCCACACCATTAAACCTTTAGACGATGCAGCAATCTTAGCATCAGTAGCCAAAACCGGCTGCGTAGTAAGTTGCGAAGAGCATAATCGTTTAGGTGGATTAGGGGACAGCATTGCTCAACTCTTGGTTAAAAACAAACCAGTTCCAATGGAGTACATCGCTGTGAACGATTCATTTGGCGAAAGTGGTACTCCTGATCAGTTAATGACAAAATACGGATTGGATAAAAACAACATTGTTGAAGCTGTAAAAAGAGCTATCAGCCGTAAATAA
- a CDS encoding transketolase → MPTTEKLKKVALQVRRDIVRMVHAVNSGHPGGSLGCTDYLVALYFEVMNHNPEFNMDAIGEDVFFLSNGHISPVFYSVLARSGYFPVKELSTFRKLNSRLQGHPTTHEGLPGVRMASGSLGQGLSVALGAAQTKKLNNDKSLVFSLHGDGELQEGQIWEAAMYASHNKVDNIIATIDVNGQQIDGSTDQVLSLGNLRAKWEAFGWEVIDMDGNKMDEVIKTLNYAKTQTGKGKPVVILMKTEMGFGVDFMMGSHKWHGVAPNDEQLAQALSQLEEPIGYNYCGDY, encoded by the coding sequence ATGCCAACTACAGAAAAGTTAAAAAAGGTTGCTTTGCAAGTGCGAAGAGACATTGTACGTATGGTTCACGCCGTAAACTCCGGACACCCTGGAGGTTCATTAGGTTGTACAGATTACCTTGTTGCTTTATACTTCGAAGTAATGAACCATAACCCTGAATTTAACATGGATGCTATTGGCGAAGATGTGTTTTTCCTTTCAAACGGACACATTTCTCCAGTATTCTACAGTGTTTTAGCACGTTCGGGATACTTTCCTGTAAAAGAGCTGAGCACGTTCCGTAAATTGAACAGCCGCTTACAAGGTCACCCTACAACACATGAAGGCTTGCCAGGTGTACGCATGGCTTCAGGATCCTTAGGTCAAGGACTTTCGGTTGCTCTGGGAGCTGCTCAAACAAAAAAACTAAACAACGATAAAAGCTTAGTATTTAGTTTGCACGGTGATGGGGAGTTACAAGAAGGCCAAATTTGGGAAGCGGCCATGTATGCATCTCACAACAAAGTAGATAACATTATTGCAACTATTGATGTCAACGGTCAGCAAATTGACGGTTCTACTGATCAGGTTCTTTCATTGGGCAACTTGCGTGCTAAATGGGAAGCATTTGGCTGGGAAGTAATTGACATGGATGGCAACAAAATGGACGAGGTTATTAAAACCTTAAACTACGCTAAAACTCAAACCGGAAAAGGTAAGCCAGTGGTAATTTTGATGAAAACAGAAATGGGCTTTGGCGTTGATTTCATGATGGGTTCACATAAATGGCATGGAGTTGCTCCTAACGATGAACAGTTAGCTCAAGCTTTATCGCAATTAGAAGAGCCTATTGGTTACAATTATTGCGGCGACTATTAA
- the trhA gene encoding PAQR family membrane homeostasis protein TrhA, which produces MNLFTYPSYEERHERLNTLTHVYGAIFFAIGGIYLLWECKFLKAHLFMPISFYVMALITMFIVSSIYHATRQPERKRIWQIVDHCCIFLLIGGTYVPVIMRYIKNDTGSVFLTSMWTIIITGIFLKIFFTGKYTLLSTIVYVCLGWMGLFIIQPLIETVPNPTLSLFGLGGVLYTIGVYFYRNEKITYNHTIWHFFVLGGAAAHYGAMLQLISY; this is translated from the coding sequence ATGAATCTTTTTACCTACCCCTCTTACGAAGAAAGACATGAGCGATTAAATACGCTCACACATGTTTATGGTGCCATTTTTTTTGCAATTGGAGGAATCTATTTGCTATGGGAATGTAAGTTCTTAAAGGCACATCTGTTTATGCCAATTAGCTTTTATGTAATGGCGCTCATTACAATGTTTATCGTTTCAAGCATTTATCATGCTACACGACAGCCTGAAAGAAAGCGTATTTGGCAAATTGTGGACCATTGTTGCATCTTTTTATTAATTGGCGGCACCTATGTTCCTGTAATTATGCGATACATAAAAAACGACACAGGTAGTGTGTTTCTAACCTCAATGTGGACAATCATTATTACAGGCATTTTTCTTAAAATATTCTTTACGGGTAAGTACACTCTCCTATCCACAATAGTTTATGTTTGCTTGGGATGGATGGGATTATTCATTATTCAACCTTTGATTGAAACTGTTCCAAACCCTACTCTATCCTTATTTGGCTTAGGAGGAGTCTTGTATACCATCGGTGTTTATTTCTACCGAAACGAAAAAATAACCTATAATCATACCATTTGGCACTTTTTTGTATTGGGAGGAGCCGCAGCTCATTATGGAGCCATGTTACAACTCATTAGTTATTAA